The sequence ACAAGGATAAAATTCTATGTGATATTGTTCCAATGGATGTGTGCCACCTTCTTCTTGGAatgccttggcaatttgataggagagACCAACATGATGGACATAGAAACATTTATGTTATTGAGAAGGATGGAGTGTCTTATACTATTGAACCACTGCAAGAAGATATGGGCGCAACTCATAAAGGGCCTAGTGTCATGGTGGTGAAGAAAAAGGAGTATTTGAAGGACCTTGAGGAGGAAGGATGTGGATATGCCATTGTAGCTAAGTCAATCTGCAATATTGTAACCGGTTGTAAGGAAGAAGTCCCAAGTGAAGTGCAGGCTCTACTTGACAAGTATGAGAATATAGTAGTGGAGGAGTTGCCAAATGCTTTGCCTCCAGTCTACCCAATAAGGTAGCATATAAGACGAAACCTCAACAAAATGAGGAGAGTTGCTGGATAAAGGTTTAGTAAGAAAGAGCCTAAGTCCATTTGTTGTGCCAACTgtattggcacccaaaaaggataggaagtggagactttgcacagatTTCAGGGCTATAAACAAAATCATAATTAGGTACATATTTCTTATACCTTGGATAGAAGACCTCATGGACAACCTAGTAGGTGCAAGGtacttttcaaagatagatttAAGTAGTGGTTATCATTAGATAAGGgtaagagaaggtgatgagtggaaaacaacattcaaaaccaatgaaggcatctatgaatggttagtgatgccctTTGGGTTAtctaatgcacctagtacattcacaagactcatgaatgaggtcttgaggGATTTTATCAATACGTTTGTAGTTGTATACCTGGATGACATTTAGTCTGCATCAAGACAAAAGAAGAAAACTTGGAACACTTGGACATGGTGTTGAGGAGATTGAATGAGGAAAGAATAATGATCAACCTCAAGAAGTGTGAGTGGATGAAAGAGGAACTTATCTATTCAGGATTTGTGATCTCTCAAGGAATTTTGAAGATGGATCCCACCAAAGTGGAAGTGATAATCGGTTGTCCTACACctaggatagttggagaagttAGGGGTTTCAATGGTTTGACAAGTTTTTACCAGAaatttattagaaattttagtCATATTGTAGCACCAATGATAGATACCATTAAAGGGGAGAGAAAGATTAGGTTTCAATGGAAAAAGGATGCagatcaaatttttgaattcttgaagaaaaaggtatcacaaCAGCCAATCCTTACTATTcctgattttggtgaagtatttACTATTAAGTGTGATTCTAGTGGGTTTGCAATAGGGGTAATATTAagtcaagaaggaaaaccaattgcattctttagtgaaaaaataaatgaagccaaaaataaatattcatcatatcATTTGGATCTTTATGCCATGGTCTAAGCACTTAAAAAATAGAGACATTACCATCTACCTAAGGAGTTTGTAGTATTCACTGATAATCATGCTTTGAGTTTTCTTAACAGCCAAGAGAAACtaagtcataaacacatgaaatgggtagaatatATTGAAGCTTATACATTCTCCATCAAACTTAAGAAGGATCAAGCCAACAaagtagttgatgcattgagtagaagagaAGGACTGGTACAAGAAGTGCAGCTCCAAAGTGTGGGAATAGACAGTTTTAGAGGTACGTATACTATTGATGCTGATTTCAGTGATTCTTTTAATGTATGATAGAAATTTCAAGGTTCATTTCATAAGGACTATGAAGATTTTGTGATACAAGATGGGTTAATCTTCAAGGGGGCCTAGTTGTGTGTGCCCAAATGCTCAATGAGGGAGAACTTGgtgaaagaaaagcattgtggTACTCTAGGGGGATATTTTGATTGTGATAAAACTTTGGAACAGGTCAAGAGGTTTTACTATTAGCCAAAGATGCACTTGGATGTGAAAAAGTTTATTGATAGTTGTATGATATGTCAAAGGGCTAAGGGTTCAAGTTCTAATGCCAGTTTGTATCAACCTTTACTCataccaagtagaccatgggaGTCAACAAGTATGAATTTTGTGTTGGGACTACCAAGGACTTCAAGAAGGTTTGATAGTGTCTATGTAGTAGTGTATaaatttagtaagatggcacatttcattgcATGTAAGATAACTAATGATGCCTCTCATATTGCACATTTGTTCCTTAGAGAGATTATAAGAATTCATGGTTTTCCATTGTCTATAGTATCAGACAGAGATCCCAAgttcattggccatttttggagagcCTTGTGGAGGAATCTAGGGTCTAATTTAACTTTCAGTtttgcctaccatcctcaaatagatgggcaaaaTGAGGTTGTGAACAGATTTTTGGGCAATttattgagatgtttgacaaaagaaCATAAGGAAGATTGGGATTTGATCTTGTCACAGTGTAAATATGCCTATAATGACTCAGTCAACCATAGTATTGGTTAAAGTCCATTTGaggttgtttatggaatgcatccaagGGGAGTCTATGAGCTGAGAGACATAAGTGGGTCGAACAAAATAAGTGCACATGCTGAAGATTTTGTTGTAACCATGAAATATATCCATGAGTAGGAAAGCATAAGGAGAGTGCAGATTTGAGAAAGAAAGACGTCCAATACAAGGTTGGGGATATGGTGTTTGCTTATCTCAGAAAGGAGAGGCCTCCCAAAGGCAAATAAAACAAGTTGATGATGAAAAAGATTGGTCCTTGCAAAATAGTACACAAGTTCGGTCAGAATACATATGAAATTGAATTCCCACAAGGAGTTTCCATCTCACCAATCTTTAATGTGGCTGATCTATACCCTTTTACGGGATCTATTTTTGCAGGTCAGGAAGCAGGTGAACATGAGGATGTTGATGTGGATTGTATTAAAGATCTTCCTCCTAATCAACCTATGTAGCTTGAATCTATCCTAGATTTCAAAGTGGTGTTCAGAGAATGAGAAGGAAGGAGTATAAATAGTACTTGGTCAAATGGCTTGGTTCACCAAATGAGGATGCAACCTGGATGTCTAAAGTATACATTAACCAACATGGAGTCAAAGTTGAAGACCTCATTTCATCAGGAGGATGAAATCTTTTCCTCTCTGggtgtatggtgcaagagcaccaacTTGGCATTTTTGGTCTAAGTGTGACTTAGGAGTTTTAGGGGTTTtgatttatttttggtttgaataaaGGTCCATGGTGACCATTTTGTATTTATCTCTAATAAGTTTCTTGGAGGGTTGGTTTTGTGTCAATGATAATAAAATGGGAAAATATGCTTAATCGGTTGTAACTGGAACACCAACAATCATGGTACGACTGTTGGTATCCAGAAATATGATGTTTTATATGCCTCAAAAAATATGAGACATAAAAAGAGATTGTTACATTGTTGTTGAAAGATTGAAGGGAGAATGAATATAAGCTATTCATTTTCTGCTGCTCAAACTATTTTTCTATATTCTTTTTCTTTGGTTTGCACAACCTACTTGAACTGTTACAGATCTGAATTTCAATCTAGTTAATTGTGTCATGGATTAATGTTCATTTGAATCTACAGGAGTTCGGGTGGTAAGGAAGATATGAGTTTCTGTCATTTTTGCGACAAGAAGTGTTTGAAATTGAGTGGTCTGTGAGGTTGAGAGTCCAAAATATAAATTATTACTATTTCATGTTGCTGAAAGATATATCTAGGTGGAATGGGTAATGCTAGGGATGGTATAATGCTATTTTTGTGTTCTGTAGCAGAGGGTGGAGAGGGGATTGACTAGTCCCTTCAAAGATAGACATAACATCCTCATGTGCTAGGTTAGGAAATTTATTGTTATCTATTAAGTGAGAAGAGCCTATGAGAAGGATAGGTGAATGGTGTGAGAAAGATAGTTCCACCCCCTGTTGCATCAATCAGAGTTAGCAGTAAAGGTCAATGAACTATGTAGAGGATACAATAGACAAGAATTCTTTATTTGTTAACTCCTCTCATAGTTCAATGTTGCTAAGAAGAAAATTAATAGATTGGAGGCCCTGGTTGAGGCTAACACCAAAGCCTCCAATTGgacaaataaagaaaaatatgaaagGGTCTGGGTGGCGGCCAATGATCTAGCAGAGAAGCTTGAGAAATGGGAAGTGATGGAGAATGAAGTTAAAGCTCTTAGTGAGAAGGTAGATCATGAGGATGATAGGAAAGAGATGGCTATGGTCATCATGGAGCTTTAGGGCAACCAGGAGACTCTTAAGAGgaagctagatgagatgctggcCCTCAACACAAAAATGGTTATAATTTTTTATACTTCTTTACAAGACATCAAGGAGGAGATTGACAAAAGGCATGCAAACAAGAAGCACCACATGGAAATGTCTTCTACCAAAATGTTAGAGCATACTGTTTCTAGGGTCAAGGCTACTCCCGAGTGTCTGACTATCTCTTTGGGTAAAGGCTCTAATAAAAATTATCCTTCTCTGAGAAGGTGAAAATATTGAGCTAGGATTGACATTCTTGAAAGACCCCCACTAGGTAGACTATTGGTTCGTGTCTTCAGTTGGTGggtttaattcctttttttgatgtccttaattttctaatttcattctCTATTATTTTCTGGTTCTACTTGTCACCTGGCTTTGGCTTTGTTTTGTCAGTTGGTTCTTTTGTAGGTTGTTCTCACCCCTCGTGAGACCCCTAGTTTTTAACTCTATGGTTGTTATGTAAGGTTCAAACCACTCCCATTTTTATCTAATTAGAACAAGAAGATCTTATAAATATCATTTAAAATTTACCATTATCCTCTTCcattgtgatatcaaaatcttaTGAAAAAATATACATGCATTCTTTATATTGTACAGTGCTAGACTATATATTATATGGTAGTATGTATGCATTCTCAGTTcttctaaatgaatgcaagatCGACACGCATGGTTGAATAAGCTTCCTAATAAATACCTCTTTCTTATTTAAACCAAGCTAGTTTTTGTTGTACTAAATCCATATGCATATAAATTTTTAACAagattcttttctttgtatttttcCCACCAACACATTTTCTTTTTTCAAGTTATGTAAATGCTTACTCATTTTGATCCAATTAACTATAATTGGGTAGTTCTAGTTTGCTAATGTTTTAAATCAACATGCATTATTAACATGATTATTTGTTATGGATTTATTCCAATAAAATAGCTTCATATTTCAAGTTATTTGATTGCTTAATTATTTTGTTCTCATCAATTAGAATTAGATAGCACTAGTCTTTGTATCATACTATTATGTAAACAAGATATTCAATTTGTATATGGATCTAACTAACAtaatttttaaaactagaaaaagaaaaaatcacaTTGCCAATGTGACAAAAAATGTAAATTTTTCTACTAGACATCAAGTTGCCAATTGCATTAATCATTCCAATTCTATATCTCTAATTACATATTATAATAATTTCTAATTACCCATTTATTAATAACTTAATTTCAAGTTAAATAATTTCTATAAATCTACTAAATAATTTCATAACTCTAAACCAAATCTCACATATATTGGTATTTAGATATAAAATAATTacacaataaaatatttaattattaatttttaaataataaattaatcaaatatcaTATACATTATAATTTTTCTTAGTAATTATGAAAATATAGAAAACCAAAAATGATATACTTTTAGAAACAATATAATCTAATTAGTCTATCGTTTTCAATTACTTGTTTCTATTAATTATATATACTCTATTTGGGACAAATAACTTAGTTACCATACCactttttaaaagaaattttgattTCCCAATAATCTTGGATGagaattttggtctatttttttaaTGTAAGTTGAAAGGTTTGCATCAAGCAAAATTAAACAAGGAGCCTACTTTTGCTTAGTTTTAAAGGAGCAATCCATTAAGATTGGCGTTCCATGGCACTTTAAAATCCATTTTCTATTTTTACGACTGCAAATTTGAACAAGTGAAAAGGTGAGGTGCTAGGAATTGCCCCATCAACTTAACATCTTTCTCaattaatttcttcattattttatatttattcaatCCATTGAATTGATTatgttaaataataaaattaatgagACCATCAACTTTCATAAATTCAATTCCCTGTTTAAACTTCTTAACTTAAACAAAATTTATGGAACCACCTCCTTAAAATAatcctaattttttttattaaccCATAGATTTCTTTAAGGAAGCCTCCCTTCATGAAAATGACTATGTAACCCACAAAATTCTCCTAATTAGACAGTTttctatcatttattaattaaattaaaaaccaCAACACAAttatcttctattttttatttgattaataaataaataaaaaccgtctaataaaaaaaataaatctgTCAACTACATAAACATCGCCTTCCTCCATAAGACCCCAGCCTAAAGGAGCTGGGTAACCGAACTTGTTAAGGGTGGACTCTTCCCGACAATCTGGAGTGCCTCCCTGAGAGCTTGTAGTACACTTAGATGGTTCCGTACAAATTGATTTGAGCCCGTTTGGCATAAATTGCTTCACGCAAATTTTAGATTGTCGGAATTTCAAAGTTTACTGGAGCGATAGATTTCGCTTGCGTGACGTTCTGTTATATGATTTTAATTAACCGATTTCACACGTGTAAAAAATTTAGATTGCTTAAATTTTCATGCCTTATACATAATTTGCCCCGTTCAAACGGCGCAATAGAAACCTTGCAAGGAAAACCCatacaaattaaataattaaacgaACTTGGTTAAAATGAACATCAATGTATCCTTTTCTTGCGTATAACTAAAACTAGGCAATATCAAGGTACAAATTATAATATTACGTGCCCGTAATGTTATAGATGAGTCAGTAGACCTGGAAAACAAAAATGGCAGCCCAATTATGATAAAATAACAAATTCCTCGCTTTATCGTGCTAGATAGAGTCAAGACAGATAAAGGATACAACAGCATAATTCGAAAGAAACCAATTTTTCTGTTCAAAgcttcaccttgcatttcttcgtGCTGATGTTGAAACTGGTGTTCTCATCAAGGTTGTCGGCCACCAGCTCACAGCGTACGCGGAAAGCAATCTTCATGGTTTTCAGTTTCCCGAGCTTGATCTTCACGGGAACATTCGCCTTCAAACGCAGAGGAATGCTACCCTCCTGCTGCTGTGCAATCAGCAACGCAAACATCTTTGTGGTAATCTCGACATTAGTCCCTGTGAGAATAATGTCTAAATTAGTAGTATTCCTGTGGGCCTGGTAAAACGCAGGCAGTTTGCCCCTGCACATCTCCGTGCCGGTGTAGAAAACCCCAATATAGCTGTCATCTAAGTAATATATGCCGATCTTTTTATTCGGATTCGTCATTCTCACACGCACTGTAAACTGTGAAGAAAGCGTAGCGTCTAAACCGAGGGAGAAGCTGGTAATCTGAACGTTGTCGACTGAGTATTTGGGTATCCTAGGTTGGAAGACAGCGTAGAGAATGGCGGCAGCAATGAGAATAAAGAGCAACAGGAGACAAAACGTGGAGACGAGGCAGAGACAGTACAAATTGCGGCGGCGCTTCGGAAGGCAGGAGTAATATCTGGAGGGCGCCTCCTGTGTGGAAATCTGAGCTTGCATAAACTTGCCTGGCTTAACCTCGGATTTTACTTTTTCAGACATAAGGCTCGATTTGGGAATCAGAGGAGCATTGGGCAATGTACTTTTCCACGCGGCCTTCCCTACGTTCTTTTTTGCTAGATAAACCTGCCTTGCTTCCGCCATGACTGTGTTATAATCGTGCTTGTGTTTTTAGCTAGGAGAGAATCGATCAATGCACTGTATGATGAAAAGATAAGGTAAAAAGGGGATGCAGGAATGTGTGCTGTTTGTAGACTAATAAAGCATTTAGGCACATCGTAAGATATATTGTGAAGAAATAGTATGGTAGAATTGATAAGGAAAATCTTGTTATAAGATGAGGCAGGAAGGTTTCTTGTTTGTACAGGGACTTTCCAGTAAAGTACTTAGTTCTGTGGGTGAGTTCATGGTAAGATATGTTGTGAAGAAATAGTATGATGAAATAATATGAAAATCTTGTTAAAAAGGTTAGGCAAGAAGGTTTCCAATTGTACAGGAACTTTCAGGAAAGCATTTAGTCGTGTAAGTGAGTGTTTGGTAagatatattgtgataatacaaatcTTGTTAAAAAGTAAACAGGAACTTTCCATAAAAGCACTTAGTGGTGTAAGTGAGCCCATGGTATGACGAAATAATAATGAAAATCTTGTTAAAAGGGAAGACAAGGAGGTCTGCTAGATGTATAGGAACTTTCCAAGAAAGCACTTAGTCGTATGTGTGAGTGCATAGTAAGATTTATATTTTGAAGAAATACTATAATGAAATGATAATAAAATCTCATTAAAAGGTGATGGAGAATGTCTGCTGGCTGTACAAGAACTTTCCAAAAAAGCACTTAGTCGTGTATATactatgaagaaataatttgatgaaatgataatgaaaatcACGTGGTTTTGTCTGGTGTCAAAACTTCAGTTTGCTGGACACATTTTCCTTGGATAGTCTGTGGATGGGAAGCTAATCGACTCTTTGTTATCAGTAGTCATTTCCCGCGCACTCAAAGGAAAGAACTACACACCACAGACATGTATTCTTTCTATTCCGTCAAAATTTTTGACTCTGCTAAACATATCGCCTTTTATTTCATACAAAATATTGTATGTATCTAATTGGTAATAACTAAATTCTTTCTAGTTATTATTTTGTGTCGTACATACTAGCACTGGTTTTATTCAGCACGTTCAATATTGGACAATATGGGAAGCGTCTATCCAACCACCCAAAAAGCATGGTATATGAAGAAAACACTtggatattttttttaatgttcttTTATACACTATCATTTTAGGTGGTTGGATAGCCACTCTTGACGATATGGACCTTCATACAAAGAGTTCCTCATTACAAATAAAGAGGTCACGGTTCTTTCATCTATCTAATAAGATATTCTTTAAACTTACATGAAATTTTaatgaataaaattatttttttattgtgttgtttttttcaatttaaaaaaattagagttaATTTTAAATATAAGTTTTATAGTAAATCTATTATTTATAACAAATAAtatctattaatttttttaatgaataaggtgtatattaattttattaaattaaaaagatAATGATACATTATTTGCTAAGAAACGGTGGGTGATAGTAAGACACATATTTTGAATCTATGTAGGATCCAatccaaacaaaagatgacaacaATCAAAGAGCAAAGTCCAATCAATAGTAAACATAAATAAAATTGaagatggatcacagagtgtgatccgaaacgttgatgcaaaagaTCACACACAATCAAAACC is a genomic window of Cryptomeria japonica chromosome 7, Sugi_1.0, whole genome shotgun sequence containing:
- the LOC131076380 gene encoding NDR1/HIN1-like protein 6; this translates as MAEARQVYLAKKNVGKAAWKSTLPNAPLIPKSSLMSEKVKSEVKPGKFMQAQISTQEAPSRYYSCLPKRRRNLYCLCLVSTFCLLLLFILIAAAILYAVFQPRIPKYSVDNVQITSFSLGLDATLSSQFTVRVRMTNPNKKIGIYYLDDSYIGVFYTGTEMCRGKLPAFYQAHRNTTNLDIILTGTNVEITTKMFALLIAQQQEGSIPLRLKANVPVKIKLGKLKTMKIAFRVRCELVADNLDENTSFNISTKKCKVKL